The genomic segment tttaCCCCAACttagcagcatttcacctcctgaagaggagactgaaagggGGAAAccccataaaacaaacaacaactgcaACAGGTTGCAGTAAAAACTTgcaaaagcatcacaaaagaagaaaccagcaaTTTGTTGACATCAATGaatcacaggcttgatgcatttattgcaagcaagggatatgcaaccaaaccaagacttatctgttcctacaCTTATGCTCGCCTAAAAttttgggtggtctgatataaaatactttatgttgtttaacacatgtagatataaataccaggaaataaaagctgaaatcctaaattctcatctcatatccatcttttgatctaaaatCCAAAACGTCATTGGTGTATGCagtagcacaaacaaattaattgaaTTTGCCTTTCAAaaagtttcggaggggactgtatgtgaaaaaaaaatctagataaGAAGAATTTTGAAAACAAATGCTGAACTGATTAAGtaaaaattgaattttttttaccacaatTACCAAAGATATTTTTGAAGAAACAATATGAGCAGTATTTGATGAAAAGAACACCTTGCCAACTATTAAGCAACGGGGTGGAACTATTATGCTTTGGGGCTGTGTGGCAGCCATTGGCACAAGAGACAGCTAGATGGAAGAATGGATTCCAGAAAATATCAGCATCAGGTAATATGTCTCTCTGAGGTTATACTCTCCACAGATAGCTTATTCCACCACTAAAGTCACATATAGTGCTCTGGTTGACCACTTAACTTGCAGTGATGGTActtgaaagaaacaaaaaacccGTAGCTAGTGAATTCACACTCGTTCCACATGCACGTgcttctccctcctccctctcttgctgtttttttcctcGATCTTCCGGTGACCTGTAACTCCCTCCTGATTGGTCCATtaacacataaacataaacttaCACCTTTACATCCCTTTTTTCTGTACACACCTCACAATATTATTACAGCATTAAACTCCTTATGACTGTAATTTTTCCCAAACAACTATGTAAGTACTTATTCTATGAATGaatcaatttaaataatgacactATTTTCCACCTCGCTACAATTACATTTGCTATTCCTGTAGTGTAGGAAAGAACTTTGCAATTTTGTAGATAATATATTACTAGTAAAACCATCAAATGTCAAAAGCACTTTGCTTGACAAGCTGTGGAagcattttgtctttttttttaaactgctgaaTATCTGGAACTTGTCTCTTTTCACATGGATGGTATTTGCCCCTCCCCTGGTTCCCAGCAGAGGGGAATCAAAACATAACAAAGAAATGGGATATAAGCTCTTACAACACTAGCAAGTGGGCTCTATTAACATCACTGTCTGATCTATCACATGAGAAAATATGGTACAATATCTCTACATATAATGCATGCTCAAAAGTTGAATCTAGaagtaaaattgaaaaaaaaaaaataagctaaTAAGGTACAAGGTAGGgtgaaaaaaaagagtatttAAACAACTAATAAAGACACttttattaaatcacattttcacTGCTACAGCTTCATGCTTAAAAGTCTTTAATGTAAATGGTCCTTTCATGTTGTTATGTGATAACTTGTTTAACAAATTCAGTTACACTCAATATCTGTGctcatttttgttttacttcattATGTCTGTTATTTCAGGCTGGAAAGGACTTGAACAGCATCAAAATCAGAAGTGATTTGAACTCCAGCTTATTACAAAATGCATCATTTGTGCGTCCAGAGTACTTTTTCATCAGTGGATTTTCTGGAATACCTTTCAGCCAATactactttgtttttttattttttgtctatattgtctcactATGTGGGAACTTGGTTGTCCTTTTCATGATATTAGTTGATCGAAGCCTGCATATTCCTAAATACATGGGAATCTTTAATTTAGCTCTGTCAGACTTTGGTGAAACAAATGCACTGATTCCTAACCTTATGaagacatttctttttaattcaCAATACATATCCTATGAGGCATGTTTGGCTAAcatgttttttacttttttctttgctgGTGGACAGTCGTTAACTCTTGTTGTCATGGCGTATGATCGTTTTATTGCCATTTGCTTACCCCTGAGATACCACGCTATTGTGAATAACTCCTTCATGTCTGCAACTTTAACAGCAATATGGGTATTTAATGGTGTTATAATTGGCACATTGGTGGTTTTGATTACACGACTTTCATTCTGTAAAACCAATGAGATAAAGAGCTTTTTTTGTGACCATGGGCCAGTTTATAGACTTGCTTGTAATGACAATAACATGAATTCCTTCATGGCTAACTTTTGTACTGCAGTATACCTCTATGCACCATTGACTGCCATAGTTTTATCATACTTAGGCATTCTGCTGGCCTTAACTAAGATTACAACATGGGAGAGTCGTCTTAAAGCATTCAAAACATGTGTCTCTCACCTGTTGGTAGTAGGAATATTTTTCCTTCCTGTATTGAGTACGTACCTTGCAGCTGTAacattctctctccatcctAATGCTAGGATAATTAACACTTCACTATCAGTAACAATTCCACCCATGGTAAATCCCATCATTTATGTCTTGAACACAAATGAATTCAGAATTGTCAtagtgaaaatgtttaaaaagaaaactaaaattTCTCAGGTGCAGGCTTCAGCAAAGTGAGACAAAACCTACAGGGttctgcaggttttcatttcagtcaGTTAGGAGCCACA from the Ictalurus furcatus strain D&B chromosome 17, Billie_1.0, whole genome shotgun sequence genome contains:
- the LOC128621689 gene encoding olfactory receptor 1M1-like → MVLSCCYVITCLTNSVTLNICAHFCFTSLCLLFQAGKDLNSIKIRSDLNSSLLQNASFVRPEYFFISGFSGIPFSQYYFVFLFFVYIVSLCGNLVVLFMILVDRSLHIPKYMGIFNLALSDFGETNALIPNLMKTFLFNSQYISYEACLANMFFTFFFAGGQSLTLVVMAYDRFIAICLPLRYHAIVNNSFMSATLTAIWVFNGVIIGTLVVLITRLSFCKTNEIKSFFCDHGPVYRLACNDNNMNSFMANFCTAVYLYAPLTAIVLSYLGILLALTKITTWESRLKAFKTCVSHLLVVGIFFLPVLSTYLAAVTFSLHPNARIINTSLSVTIPPMVNPIIYVLNTNEFRIVIVKMFKKKTKISQVQASAK